The following proteins are encoded in a genomic region of Leptospira fainei serovar Hurstbridge str. BUT 6:
- a CDS encoding DoxX family protein, whose product MKTAGKYLYAIPFLIFGIFHLIYAPGMAGLVPSYIPFQVVWVYLTGVAMIAAAVSIFINKKTKLATTLLAVLLGLYIVLIHLGPAAGGNQQEVAALLKDLGLLGGALVIASISKDND is encoded by the coding sequence ATGAAAACCGCAGGTAAGTACCTATATGCAATTCCCTTTTTGATCTTCGGGATCTTCCATCTGATCTATGCACCGGGAATGGCGGGATTAGTACCTTCTTACATACCGTTTCAAGTCGTTTGGGTTTATCTAACGGGTGTAGCAATGATAGCGGCTGCCGTAAGCATCTTCATCAATAAAAAAACGAAGCTCGCCACGACATTATTGGCGGTTCTGCTTGGCCTGTATATCGTCCTAATTCACTTAGGTCCGGCAGCCGGAGGAAACCAACAGGAAGTCGCCGCATTATTGAAAGACTTAGGATTGTTAGGCGGAGCTTTGGTGATTGCCAGCATCTCCAAAGATAACGATTAA
- a CDS encoding GNAT family N-acetyltransferase: MPFGKKKILSPGWREANITDVEYLFTLEKLCFPDSYWSKDGIEGHIKSYSALLREEFGYLFFLDLGEEAELLRIGILPSQRQKGEAKLALQTLCLGYQRIFLEVSDFNRAALKLYSSLGFREIGRRKDYYASGDDAIMMEWS; encoded by the coding sequence TTGCCATTCGGAAAAAAAAAGATTCTTTCTCCCGGCTGGAGAGAAGCTAATATAACGGACGTCGAATATTTATTTACGTTAGAAAAGCTCTGCTTTCCCGATTCTTATTGGTCGAAGGATGGGATAGAAGGTCATATAAAATCTTATTCCGCGTTGCTTCGAGAGGAGTTCGGCTATCTGTTTTTCTTGGATTTAGGCGAAGAAGCCGAGTTATTGCGGATTGGAATCTTACCTTCGCAACGGCAAAAAGGAGAAGCAAAGCTTGCATTGCAAACTCTTTGTTTAGGATACCAACGGATATTTTTGGAAGTTTCCGATTTTAATAGAGCCGCTTTAAAACTTTACTCGTCTCTCGGCTTTAGGGAAATTGGAAGAAGAAAAGATTATTACGCGTCGGGAGATGATGCGATTATGATGGAGTGGTCGTGA